The following coding sequences are from one Arthrobacter crystallopoietes window:
- the map gene encoding type I methionyl aminopeptidase — protein sequence MAFGQPSIEYKTKDQIRKMRKAGLVVSRALDAAVAAAVVGATTSDVDAAFEAVLNEAGAKSNFKGYHGFPATVCVSVNEEVVHGIPGTKVLQDGDILSIDGGCSIDGWHGDSARGVIVGTADPEDQRLSDVTEEAMWRGIAALANGSRVGDIGNAIDDYVSSVEGKPLGILEDYVGHGIGTAMHQAPDVLNYRTSHRGPKIRSGLCLAIEPMLVRGDIETKTLDDDWTVVTTDGSRSCQWEHTVAVHDKGIWVLTAEDGGVAKLAPLGVTPVPLD from the coding sequence ATGGCATTCGGCCAGCCCAGCATCGAGTACAAGACCAAGGACCAGATCCGCAAAATGCGCAAAGCGGGTCTGGTGGTCAGCCGCGCCCTCGACGCTGCCGTGGCCGCCGCCGTCGTTGGTGCCACCACCAGCGACGTGGACGCTGCCTTCGAAGCCGTGCTCAACGAGGCGGGCGCGAAGAGTAACTTCAAGGGCTACCACGGCTTCCCTGCCACCGTCTGCGTTTCCGTGAACGAGGAAGTGGTGCATGGCATCCCCGGCACGAAGGTGCTCCAGGACGGGGACATCCTCTCCATCGACGGCGGCTGCAGCATCGACGGCTGGCACGGCGACTCCGCGCGGGGAGTCATTGTGGGTACGGCCGATCCCGAAGACCAGCGGCTCTCCGACGTGACCGAGGAAGCCATGTGGCGGGGGATCGCTGCGCTGGCGAACGGCTCGCGCGTCGGCGACATCGGCAACGCCATCGATGACTACGTCAGCAGCGTTGAGGGCAAGCCGCTGGGCATCCTCGAGGACTACGTGGGCCACGGTATCGGTACTGCCATGCACCAGGCGCCGGACGTGCTGAACTACCGCACCAGCCACCGCGGCCCGAAGATCCGTTCGGGCCTGTGCCTGGCCATCGAACCGATGCTGGTCCGCGGCGACATCGAGACCAAAACCCTGGACGATGACTGGACCGTCGTGACCACCGACGGCTCGCGCTCGTGCCAGTGGGAACACACGGTCGCCGTGCACGACAAGGGCATCTGGGTCCTCACTGCCGAAGACGGCGGCGTAGCCAAGCTGGCGCCGCTGGGCGTCACGCCGGTTCCGCTGGACTGA
- the rpsK gene encoding 30S ribosomal protein S11, whose translation MPPKTRGAVRKPRRKDKKNIALGQAHIKSTFNNTIVSITDPNGAVISWASAGEVGFKGSRKSTPFAAQMAAESAAKRAQEHGLKKVDVFVKGPGSGRETAIRSLQAAGLEVGSISDVTPSAHNGCRPPKRRRV comes from the coding sequence ATGCCCCCCAAGACTCGTGGAGCGGTACGTAAGCCGCGTCGCAAGGATAAAAAGAATATTGCGCTCGGACAGGCGCACATCAAGAGCACCTTTAACAACACCATCGTGTCCATTACGGACCCGAACGGTGCTGTCATCTCGTGGGCTTCGGCCGGCGAGGTTGGCTTCAAGGGTTCGCGTAAGTCCACCCCGTTCGCAGCGCAGATGGCTGCTGAGTCCGCTGCAAAGCGTGCCCAGGAGCATGGCCTGAAGAAGGTCGACGTTTTCGTAAAGGGTCCGGGATCCGGACGCGAGACTGCAATCCGTTCGCTGCAGGCCGCTGGCCTCGAGGTTGGCTCCATCTCGGATGTCACCCCCAGCGCCCACAACGGTTGCCGTCCCCCGAAGCGCCGCCGCGTCTAA
- a CDS encoding MarR family winged helix-turn-helix transcriptional regulator, which yields MSSTTTSVPSHELGSLLHSLSWTIHRILPSAAGLDPLPTSELVVLMRIHAQPGLTVSELAVQLGLRQSNASAAVKALVGRGLVERKTSPSDRRLALLYPTEVAQKNKKLIEEAWSGSISTALLKLPAEQVQAIVAAAAALAALEEELRAELAAAQ from the coding sequence ATGTCGTCGACCACAACCAGTGTTCCCTCCCACGAATTGGGATCGCTGCTGCACTCTCTGTCCTGGACCATCCACCGCATTCTTCCCTCGGCGGCCGGCCTTGATCCGCTGCCCACCTCCGAACTGGTGGTGCTCATGCGCATCCACGCGCAACCGGGTCTGACCGTTTCGGAGCTTGCCGTGCAACTGGGGTTGCGCCAGAGTAATGCCAGTGCCGCAGTGAAGGCGCTGGTTGGCCGCGGACTGGTGGAGCGGAAAACCAGCCCGTCGGACCGCAGGCTGGCCTTGCTCTATCCGACTGAAGTCGCGCAAAAGAACAAGAAGCTCATCGAGGAGGCGTGGTCCGGGTCCATCAGCACCGCCCTGCTGAAGCTTCCGGCCGAGCAGGTCCAAGCCATCGTCGCCGCGGCCGCGGCCCTCGCCGCTCTCGAGGAGGAGTTGCGGGCAGAACTCGCCGCCGCGCAATGA
- a CDS encoding aminoglycoside phosphotransferase family protein: protein MNDDGGQQLGEGGWTEVVKIGDTVRRPVRPFTATVQQYLAHLHAQGFDAAPLPLGYDDAGREVLSYVSGDIPVEPLPAEVAGPEVLAALAKLVRRLHDAAQGWVPPEGAVFGSLPGIRPSGVKPLFAKPELVSHQDYCPGNVVFRNGLPAALVDFDLARPTTRVADVVNALYWWAPLLHPSDRAPALADADIPARVRLFADTYGMNSEQRSSLVDVAIRRGRNAAITAKAAADADPVFRRWWDEGVKDRLPRAEAWLTDNADLIRTAL, encoded by the coding sequence ATGAACGACGACGGCGGGCAGCAGTTGGGCGAGGGCGGCTGGACCGAGGTGGTCAAAATCGGGGACACAGTACGCCGGCCGGTCCGACCGTTCACCGCCACCGTCCAGCAGTATCTGGCGCACCTGCATGCCCAGGGCTTCGATGCCGCTCCGCTCCCGCTCGGCTACGACGACGCCGGACGGGAAGTCCTCTCCTACGTCTCGGGCGACATCCCGGTGGAGCCGTTACCCGCCGAAGTAGCGGGTCCGGAGGTGCTGGCCGCGCTGGCCAAGCTCGTCCGCCGGCTGCACGACGCCGCGCAGGGGTGGGTGCCGCCGGAAGGCGCGGTGTTCGGCAGCCTTCCCGGTATCCGTCCCTCAGGCGTTAAGCCACTGTTCGCCAAGCCTGAACTCGTCTCCCATCAGGACTACTGCCCGGGTAATGTCGTCTTCCGCAACGGCCTTCCGGCTGCCCTGGTCGACTTCGACCTCGCCAGGCCGACAACCCGGGTCGCCGACGTCGTCAACGCCCTCTATTGGTGGGCGCCGCTTCTGCACCCGTCAGACCGGGCCCCGGCCCTGGCTGACGCAGACATTCCGGCTCGGGTGCGGCTGTTCGCCGACACCTACGGAATGAACTCCGAGCAAAGAAGCAGTCTGGTCGATGTCGCCATCCGGCGCGGCCGCAACGCAGCGATCACTGCTAAAGCTGCCGCCGACGCCGACCCGGTCTTCCGGCGCTGGTGGGACGAGGGTGTGAAGGACCGGCTGCCCAGGGCCGAAGCCTGGCTCACCGACAACGCGGATCTGATCCGTACCGCCCTCTAG
- the rpmD gene encoding 50S ribosomal protein L30: MIQTTRNNLVASDAQLEITQIKSVIGGKQNQRDTLRSLGLKRIGQTVVRNADAVTVGMLNTVSHLVKVEEAK, translated from the coding sequence ATGATCCAGACGACTCGTAACAACTTGGTTGCGTCTGATGCACAGTTGGAAATCACCCAGATTAAGTCCGTCATTGGCGGCAAGCAGAATCAGCGCGACACGCTGCGTTCATTGGGCCTGAAGCGTATCGGACAGACTGTTGTCCGTAACGCCGATGCCGTGACCGTGGGCATGCTCAACACTGTTTCTCACCTGGTAAAGGTTGAGGAGGCGAAGTAG
- a CDS encoding RNA polymerase sigma factor translates to MAVDDEPAAEGPPDESALLRRCGRRDEDAFGVLYERHADGVLRYLGRITGDVGAAEELAQETFFLMWEKAKRVKCVNGSVFPWLYTTAKYLAANHLRKKGNQHMLDIDRMDIGRVLAEVSTEEKVIAQDTLNRVHRAVSAMPEADQRIFLVHFVGGRPHGDIAKELGLTKAAVKNRVLRLRNRLKNQFSDVLTAEEGE, encoded by the coding sequence ATGGCAGTCGATGACGAGCCGGCGGCCGAGGGGCCGCCGGATGAGTCCGCGCTGCTCCGGCGCTGCGGACGCAGGGACGAAGACGCGTTCGGCGTGCTCTACGAGCGCCACGCTGATGGCGTGCTGCGGTACCTGGGCAGGATCACCGGCGACGTCGGAGCCGCGGAGGAGCTTGCGCAGGAAACCTTCTTCCTCATGTGGGAGAAGGCGAAGCGGGTCAAGTGCGTCAACGGCTCCGTGTTCCCATGGCTCTACACCACAGCTAAATATCTGGCGGCGAACCATCTGCGCAAGAAGGGCAACCAGCACATGCTGGACATCGACCGGATGGATATCGGGCGGGTGCTTGCCGAAGTCTCGACCGAAGAGAAGGTCATCGCGCAGGACACCCTCAACCGGGTCCACCGCGCGGTGTCGGCCATGCCCGAAGCCGACCAGCGGATCTTCCTGGTCCACTTCGTCGGCGGCCGCCCGCACGGCGACATTGCCAAGGAACTCGGCCTGACCAAGGCCGCCGTCAAGAACCGGGTGCTGCGTCTGCGCAACCGGCTGAAGAACCAGTTTTCGGACGTGCTCACAGCGGAAGAAGGTGAATAG
- the rplO gene encoding 50S ribosomal protein L15: MAEENNTLKVHHLRPAPGAKTAKTRVGRGEGSKGKTAGRGTKGTKARYQVKAGFAGGQLPLHMRLPKLRGFKNPNKVEFQVVNLDKLNELFPEGGEVTVDNLVEKGAVRKNQLVKVLGTGDITVKVDVKAHAFSASAAEKIAAAGGSVTEL, encoded by the coding sequence ATGGCAGAAGAGAACAACACTCTGAAGGTCCACCACCTGCGTCCTGCCCCCGGTGCCAAGACCGCCAAGACCCGTGTTGGTCGTGGTGAAGGCTCCAAGGGTAAGACTGCAGGCCGTGGTACCAAGGGTACTAAGGCGCGCTACCAGGTCAAGGCAGGATTTGCGGGCGGCCAGCTGCCCCTGCACATGCGCCTGCCGAAGCTGCGTGGCTTCAAGAACCCGAACAAGGTGGAATTCCAGGTTGTGAACCTGGACAAGCTCAACGAGCTGTTCCCCGAGGGTGGCGAGGTCACCGTGGATAACCTGGTCGAAAAGGGCGCGGTTCGCAAGAACCAGCTCGTCAAGGTTCTGGGCACCGGCGACATCACCGTCAAGGTTGATGTGAAGGCTCACGCCTTCTCCGCCAGTGCTGCTGAGAAGATTGCCGCCGCCGGCGGTTCCGTCACGGAGCTGTAG
- a CDS encoding adenylate kinase has protein sequence MTKMLIIGPPGSGKGTQASRISERLGIVAISTGDIFRANVKEETPLGLEAKKYIDNGDFVPDSVTNNMVRDRLSKDDVEPGFLLDGYPRTTAQVDELDSILAESEDQLDVVLQLTADDEELVKRLLGRAQQEGRADDNETVIRHRLDLYHEQTEAVVSRYEERGIVTKVDGLGAIDDVTNRIMEALKSVTA, from the coding sequence ATGACAAAGATGCTCATTATCGGCCCGCCCGGATCCGGCAAAGGAACCCAGGCATCACGTATCTCCGAGCGGCTGGGCATCGTCGCCATATCCACCGGTGATATCTTCCGCGCCAACGTCAAGGAAGAGACCCCGCTGGGCCTCGAGGCGAAGAAGTACATCGACAACGGCGACTTCGTTCCGGACAGCGTCACCAACAACATGGTGCGCGACCGCCTTTCCAAGGACGACGTCGAACCGGGTTTCCTCCTCGATGGCTACCCTCGCACCACGGCGCAGGTGGATGAGCTGGACAGCATCCTGGCCGAGAGCGAGGATCAGCTGGACGTTGTCCTGCAGCTGACCGCCGACGACGAGGAACTGGTCAAGCGCCTGCTGGGCCGCGCGCAGCAGGAAGGCCGCGCCGATGACAACGAAACCGTCATCCGGCACCGCCTGGACCTGTACCACGAGCAGACCGAGGCAGTCGTCTCCCGCTACGAGGAACGCGGCATCGTGACCAAGGTGGACGGACTGGGCGCCATCGACGATGTCACCAACCGCATTATGGAAGCGCTCAAGAGCGTCACCGCTTAG
- the rpmJ gene encoding 50S ribosomal protein L36 codes for MKVQPSVKRICDKCQVIRRKGNVIVICENPRHKQRQG; via the coding sequence ATGAAGGTCCAGCCGAGCGTCAAGCGGATCTGTGATAAGTGCCAGGTGATTCGTCGCAAGGGCAACGTCATTGTGATCTGCGAGAACCCGCGCCACAAGCAGCGCCAGGGCTAA
- a CDS encoding DNA-directed RNA polymerase subunit alpha has product MLIAQRPTLTEEVVADNRSRFVIEPLEPGFGYTLGNSLRRTLLSSIPGAAVTSIRIDGVLHEFTTVQGVKEDVTEIILNIKNLAVSSEHDEPVVAYLRKQGPGVVTAADIAPPAGVEFHNPDLHIATLNEKGKFELELTIERGRGYVSASQNKSGDSEIGRIPVDSIYSPVLKVTFKVEATRVEQRTDFDRLIVDVETKDSIAPRDAVASAGTTLVELFGLARELNTQAEGIEIGPSPTDAALAADMALPIEDLELTVRSYNCLKREGIHTVGELVARSEADLMDIRNFGAKSIDEVKAKLVELGLSLKDSPPGFDLAARAAAIEEDEEAFGEDEL; this is encoded by the coding sequence GTGCTCATTGCACAGCGCCCCACCCTTACCGAAGAAGTAGTGGCCGACAACCGCTCACGGTTCGTTATCGAACCGCTTGAGCCGGGCTTTGGCTACACCCTGGGAAACTCTCTTCGCCGCACCCTGCTGTCCTCGATCCCCGGTGCTGCTGTAACCAGCATCCGGATCGACGGTGTGCTGCATGAGTTCACCACCGTTCAGGGTGTGAAGGAAGATGTCACCGAGATCATCCTGAACATCAAGAACCTGGCTGTCTCCTCCGAGCATGACGAGCCCGTGGTCGCCTACCTGCGCAAGCAGGGACCCGGTGTAGTCACCGCTGCGGATATTGCACCGCCGGCCGGCGTGGAATTCCACAACCCGGATCTGCACATCGCCACGCTGAACGAGAAGGGCAAGTTCGAGCTCGAACTGACCATCGAACGCGGCCGTGGCTACGTTTCGGCGAGCCAGAACAAGTCCGGCGACTCGGAGATCGGCCGCATCCCGGTTGACTCCATCTACTCGCCGGTCCTGAAGGTTACCTTCAAGGTTGAGGCAACCCGTGTTGAGCAGCGCACCGACTTCGACCGCCTGATCGTCGACGTCGAAACCAAGGATTCCATTGCACCGCGCGACGCCGTCGCCTCTGCCGGAACCACCCTGGTTGAGCTGTTCGGCCTGGCACGCGAGCTGAACACCCAGGCTGAAGGTATTGAAATCGGCCCGAGCCCCACAGATGCCGCGCTGGCAGCTGACATGGCTCTGCCGATCGAGGACCTTGAGCTGACCGTGCGGTCCTACAACTGCCTCAAGCGTGAGGGCATCCACACCGTGGGTGAGCTCGTTGCCCGCTCCGAGGCTGACCTCATGGACATCCGCAACTTCGGTGCGAAGTCCATCGATGAGGTCAAGGCAAAGCTTGTTGAGCTTGGTCTGTCCCTGAAGGATTCCCCTCCAGGATTCGACCTTGCCGCACGTGCCGCAGCCATCGAAGAGGACGAAGAAGCCTTCGGCGAGGACGAACTCTAA
- a CDS encoding P1 family peptidase, giving the protein MTSSITDVPGIKVGQIQRIGEGWLSGVTVVLPPPGTIGSVHVGGGGPATHETDALDPTTLVPTVDAVVLTGGSAFGLITAHGAQRWLEEQDRGFRTDAGVVPIVPAAAIFDLGRGGDAKARPTEQMGYDAAAAAGASPDFAPVQRGNAGAGAGAALDYQRYKGGVGSASLRMSGSNTEVVIGAIAVVNAAGAPVGLGREQVLPAAPALPPLPSQAPPPTHAPLNTTLCVVATNAVLDPAQVKRTASASHAGLARALNPSHTLGDGDVVFGLATGEKQLVQEGPVTPVLELQILAAEAVRLAILDAVASAETVETPAVVLAKHPDLT; this is encoded by the coding sequence ATGACTTCCTCCATCACCGATGTCCCCGGAATCAAGGTCGGCCAGATCCAGCGGATCGGCGAGGGCTGGCTGTCCGGCGTGACCGTGGTGCTGCCGCCGCCGGGAACCATCGGTTCCGTGCACGTGGGCGGGGGAGGCCCGGCCACCCACGAAACCGACGCACTCGACCCGACCACGCTGGTCCCCACGGTGGACGCGGTGGTCCTCACCGGCGGCAGCGCCTTCGGGTTGATCACCGCCCACGGCGCACAGCGCTGGCTTGAGGAGCAGGACAGAGGCTTCCGCACAGACGCCGGCGTAGTTCCAATCGTGCCCGCGGCAGCAATCTTCGACCTCGGCCGCGGCGGCGATGCCAAGGCCCGGCCAACCGAGCAAATGGGGTACGACGCCGCTGCTGCTGCAGGTGCCTCTCCAGACTTTGCGCCGGTACAGCGGGGCAACGCGGGCGCCGGCGCCGGAGCTGCGCTGGATTACCAGCGCTATAAAGGGGGAGTGGGCAGTGCTTCGCTGCGGATGAGCGGGAGCAACACCGAGGTGGTCATCGGTGCAATCGCGGTAGTCAACGCCGCTGGCGCGCCCGTTGGGCTCGGCAGGGAACAGGTCTTGCCCGCGGCCCCCGCGCTGCCGCCGCTCCCCAGCCAAGCGCCGCCACCCACCCATGCGCCGCTGAACACTACGCTTTGCGTCGTCGCCACCAACGCCGTGCTGGATCCCGCCCAGGTCAAGCGCACTGCTTCGGCCTCGCATGCGGGACTGGCCAGAGCGCTCAATCCCTCCCACACACTCGGCGACGGCGATGTGGTCTTCGGCCTAGCCACCGGCGAGAAGCAGCTGGTGCAAGAGGGCCCCGTCACCCCGGTCCTGGAACTGCAGATTTTGGCGGCGGAAGCCGTCCGCCTTGCCATCCTTGACGCGGTGGCGAGTGCCGAGACTGTGGAAACTCCCGCCGTCGTACTTGCAAAGCATCCCGATTTAACTTAA
- the rpsM gene encoding 30S ribosomal protein S13 produces MARLAGVDIPREKRVIIALTYIYGVGKTRAEQIVAETGISPDTRVKDLTDAELVQLRDYIEGNYKVEGDLRREVAADIRRKVEIGSYEGIRHRRGLPVRGQRTKTNARTRKGPKRTVAGKKKTR; encoded by the coding sequence ATGGCTCGTCTCGCTGGCGTAGATATTCCCCGCGAAAAGCGGGTAATCATCGCCCTGACTTACATCTACGGCGTGGGTAAGACCCGTGCAGAGCAGATCGTCGCGGAGACCGGCATCAGCCCGGACACCCGCGTCAAGGACCTCACCGATGCAGAGCTCGTGCAGCTGCGTGATTACATCGAGGGCAACTACAAGGTGGAAGGTGACCTCCGCCGTGAGGTTGCCGCCGACATCCGCCGCAAGGTTGAGATCGGTAGCTACGAAGGTATTCGCCACCGTCGTGGCCTGCCCGTTCGCGGTCAGCGCACCAAGACCAACGCTCGCACCCGTAAGGGCCCGAAGCGCACCGTCGCCGGTAAGAAGAAGACTCGCTAA
- a CDS encoding multidrug effflux MFS transporter, with product MTSTPPRDATRLTGTVIGVLALLTAVSPLATDMYLPAFPQMAIDLGVSATSIQLTLTTFLIGLALGQLIIGPLSDGTGRRKPLLIGTAICLLASIGTAVAPNVELLIAARFVQGLSGAAGVVLARAIISDSAKGVQAAKVLGVMMIILGIAPVLAPVLGGAIIAGLGWRGVFWVVAFLVALMFIAALCFIKETLPASGRQGGGLKAMLRSGRTVLSNRNYVGYLVTFCFAFGAMFAYISASPFVLQNVLGLSTTTYSLVFGLNALAIMISAIIATKLAGRVDFRKMLGGGVIALVLATLALLTVVFTGVAMIPTLLLLFVFQGSLGFIYGNATALALGEARQHAGTASAFLGAFQFILAGAVSPLVGLAGEHDALPMAIAMALAALISAAGFFLLTRNRSAEAIDGEAEPARPEMSEAATR from the coding sequence GTGACTTCAACTCCCCCGCGCGATGCCACCCGCCTGACGGGCACGGTGATCGGGGTTCTGGCCCTGCTGACCGCGGTGAGCCCGCTGGCCACGGACATGTACCTGCCCGCCTTCCCGCAGATGGCGATCGATCTGGGTGTCTCGGCCACCAGCATCCAGCTGACGCTCACGACGTTTCTGATCGGGCTGGCACTCGGCCAACTCATCATCGGTCCTTTGTCCGACGGGACGGGACGGCGTAAGCCGCTGCTGATCGGCACCGCCATCTGCCTGCTGGCCAGCATCGGAACGGCCGTTGCGCCCAACGTTGAACTCCTCATCGCGGCGCGCTTCGTCCAGGGCTTGAGCGGCGCCGCCGGCGTAGTGCTAGCCCGCGCCATCATCTCCGACTCCGCCAAGGGGGTCCAGGCCGCCAAGGTGCTGGGTGTCATGATGATCATCCTTGGCATCGCCCCGGTGCTGGCCCCGGTGCTCGGCGGCGCCATCATCGCCGGCCTGGGTTGGCGTGGTGTCTTCTGGGTAGTGGCGTTCCTGGTTGCACTGATGTTCATCGCCGCGCTGTGCTTCATCAAGGAAACGCTCCCGGCGTCCGGACGTCAGGGCGGCGGCCTCAAGGCCATGCTCCGCAGCGGCAGGACCGTGCTTTCCAACCGGAACTACGTTGGGTACCTGGTCACGTTCTGTTTCGCCTTCGGTGCGATGTTCGCCTACATTTCGGCGTCGCCATTTGTCCTGCAGAATGTTCTGGGCCTGTCCACAACCACGTATTCGCTGGTCTTCGGGCTTAATGCCCTGGCCATCATGATCTCCGCGATCATCGCTACCAAGCTGGCCGGGCGCGTGGACTTCCGCAAGATGCTCGGCGGCGGTGTGATCGCTCTCGTGCTTGCGACCTTGGCCCTGCTGACGGTGGTGTTCACCGGCGTTGCGATGATCCCCACCCTGCTGCTGCTCTTCGTCTTCCAAGGCTCGTTGGGGTTCATCTACGGCAACGCCACAGCCCTTGCCCTAGGTGAAGCGCGGCAGCACGCCGGCACCGCCTCCGCCTTCCTCGGCGCTTTCCAGTTCATCCTTGCCGGCGCGGTTTCGCCACTCGTCGGTCTGGCGGGCGAGCACGATGCCCTGCCCATGGCGATCGCCATGGCGTTGGCTGCGCTCATTTCCGCAGCGGGCTTCTTCCTGCTGACCCGCAACCGCTCCGCCGAGGCGATCGACGGGGAAGCAGAGCCTGCGCGGCCCGAAATGAGCGAAGCGGCAACTCGCTGA
- the secY gene encoding preprotein translocase subunit SecY, with amino-acid sequence MLSAIGRVFRTPDLRRKLLFTLGIITIYRLGAFIPAPGVDYGNVQQCLALGNTSGGLYQFVNLFSGGALLQVSIFALGIMPYITASIIVQLLRVVIPRFQELHQEGAQGQSKLTQYTRYLTIALGLLNGTTLVSLARSGALLGDCPVPIIPDDSLIVIVLLILTLTAGTGLIMWMGELVTEKGVGNGMSLLIFVSIAAGFPSSLGEILRAQGVNIFIGVIIIGLFTVAAVIFVEQSQRRIPVQYAKRMIGRRTLGGTSTYIPIKVNMAGVIPVIFASSMLYLPSLVAQFNTPTDGTTPPPEWVNWINTFLVSGDHPVYMAVYFGLIVFFTYFYVAITFNPEEVADNMKKYGGFIPGIRAGRPTEEYLSYVLSRITLPGALYLGVISLIPLIALVLINANQNFPFGGVSILIMVGVGLETVKQINAQLQQLHYEGLLR; translated from the coding sequence TTGCTCAGCGCAATTGGCCGGGTTTTCCGGACGCCGGACCTGCGGCGCAAGTTGTTGTTCACCCTCGGCATCATCACCATCTACCGCCTGGGTGCCTTCATCCCTGCCCCCGGTGTTGATTACGGAAACGTGCAGCAATGCTTGGCGCTCGGCAACACCAGCGGCGGGCTGTACCAGTTCGTCAACCTCTTCAGCGGTGGCGCCCTGCTGCAGGTGTCCATCTTTGCCTTGGGCATCATGCCGTACATTACGGCGAGCATCATCGTGCAGTTGCTGCGGGTGGTTATTCCCCGCTTCCAGGAGCTGCATCAGGAAGGCGCGCAGGGCCAGTCCAAGCTGACCCAGTACACCCGCTATCTGACCATTGCCCTCGGCCTGCTCAACGGCACCACGCTCGTCTCGCTGGCCCGCTCCGGCGCACTGCTGGGCGACTGCCCGGTGCCGATCATCCCGGACGACAGCTTGATAGTGATCGTGCTGCTCATCCTGACCCTGACGGCCGGTACCGGCCTGATCATGTGGATGGGCGAACTGGTCACCGAAAAGGGCGTCGGCAACGGCATGTCGCTGCTGATCTTCGTTTCTATCGCCGCCGGCTTCCCGAGCTCGCTGGGTGAAATCCTGCGCGCACAGGGCGTCAACATCTTCATCGGTGTGATCATCATCGGCCTGTTCACCGTGGCCGCTGTCATCTTCGTGGAGCAGTCGCAGCGCCGCATCCCGGTCCAGTATGCCAAGCGTATGATCGGCCGCCGCACACTCGGCGGCACTAGCACCTACATCCCGATCAAGGTGAACATGGCCGGTGTTATCCCAGTCATCTTCGCCTCGTCGATGCTCTACCTGCCCTCCCTGGTAGCCCAGTTCAACACCCCGACGGACGGCACCACTCCGCCGCCGGAATGGGTCAACTGGATCAACACCTTCCTGGTCAGCGGCGACCACCCGGTCTACATGGCCGTGTACTTCGGCCTGATCGTTTTCTTCACCTACTTCTATGTGGCCATCACCTTCAATCCCGAAGAGGTGGCGGACAACATGAAGAAGTACGGCGGTTTCATCCCGGGGATCCGGGCCGGCCGCCCCACCGAGGAATACCTCTCCTACGTGCTGTCCCGGATCACCCTTCCGGGCGCGCTTTACCTCGGCGTGATTTCTCTGATTCCGCTGATCGCCCTGGTGCTGATCAACGCGAACCAGAACTTCCCGTTTGGCGGCGTCTCGATCCTCATCATGGTTGGTGTTGGTCTGGAAACCGTGAAACAGATAAATGCCCAGCTACAGCAACTTCACTATGAAGGACTACTGCGATGA
- the infA gene encoding translation initiation factor IF-1, whose protein sequence is MAKKDGVIEIEGTVQEALPNAMFRVELTNGHVVLAHISGKMRQHYIRILPEDRVVVELSPYDLSRGRIVYRYK, encoded by the coding sequence ATGGCTAAGAAAGACGGTGTCATAGAGATTGAAGGCACTGTGCAGGAAGCTCTGCCCAACGCGATGTTCCGCGTTGAGCTGACTAACGGACACGTTGTGCTTGCTCACATCTCTGGAAAGATGCGTCAGCACTACATCAGGATCCTCCCAGAGGACCGTGTTGTAGTGGAACTCAGCCCGTACGACCTCTCACGGGGCCGTATCGTCTACCGCTACAAGTAA